The following are from one region of the Megachile rotundata isolate GNS110a chromosome 15, iyMegRotu1, whole genome shotgun sequence genome:
- the LOC100883918 gene encoding uncharacterized protein LOC100883918: MPGCAAIGCNNRSEKGYIMKCFPRDPKLRKIWQERVARADWEPSNNSFLCHVHFKPQEWSISQSGRIRLKKNAVPSIFTVTSTRKSPKKRTKIFNNKEEKQGEYYIEHMENDTENSSVEHLEETNLDFQGIEEPSMESVETNLKSINKCIEREDQVGEKSTKIVFQEENIKMIAEDNLADASNLARQDNLEMQLNKDKKEIELSLMSNNSKTIQIPSIAEKEESKPEVMSHTVFEDSYDEIEEKLKQICDGGSTEDENYKNKEKMKMVKNYKENKNNEVVDENNELINDERKSSSPVNANHDFSLKSESGHKKENVEIIFGVESGDEKLSVSQVASKISKIINDTDDINSVQNEEKVFKEDIEENFTKDEVHVIPNIRAAMKRKRKTREEIMKSIKKSIRSTSDQDINSSSNSDLSDNIEQERKVRHILSLSPDRINDVSKANDTEMETAKFVIKVTGDPDDVTEIIEELSCNTIGTQAPQKFSTLYKSEENDTFVTSVITVLSPKNPKEIVYSDLSSPLAKDDYVSSDKNGSIVKHYSCERKQLVNLNSIPNTITCHSSCFKRICSDEEEKNQIKISSPPQNCTHNTQTFLENNVGCTPSDYEDLLERIQIQENVIAKLTDQLIIYKELENNMRTKNIGQELQSKETETSRINTRSNNMQSSVLSKKNLESKQRLIEDLSNRVNYFEEVNKKLMRTVTLESQQKRKLEGQIKQKDNRIKELNWKLEKASKYLERAEKNTNTYRRKMLNMQTVMRRRKLLDEKMSKFNEILIDSCKQEFSGKALSMAADIRKVCGRNGYDKLLSYGFPLPPLPALRKEVLNEDFTDRNKSDLDETQNSTTKFSIKIEKSHDINNESEIDDKNIELPDSVIKTTEYEGAETVTGTVQDIFDENNDGDDFSTNELREHFILQLNAVM; this comes from the coding sequence ATGCCAGGCTGTGCAGCAATTGGCTGCAATAATCGTAGCGAGAAGGGTTATATTATGAAATGTTTTCCTCGTGATCCAAAACTTAGAAAAATTTGGCAAGAACGTGTTGCTAGAGCTGATTGGGAGCCATCAAATAATTCATTTCTTTGCCATGTACATTTTAAACCTCAAGAGTGGTCTATTAGCCAAAGCGGAAGAATTAGGTTAAAAAAAAATGCAGTTCCTTCTATATTTACAGTAACATCTACCAGAAAATCTCCTAAAAAGAggactaaaatatttaataataaagaagAAAAGCAAGGTGAATATTATATAGAACATATGGAAAATGATACAGAAAATTCCTCTGTAGAACATTTAGAAGAAACAAATTTGGATTTTCAAGGCATTGAAGAACCATCTATGGAATCTGTTGAAACTAATCTGAAATCTATAAATAAGTGTATAGAAAGAGAAGACCAAGTGGGAGAAAAAAGTACTAAGATTGTTTTTcaagaagaaaatattaaaatgattgCAGAGGATAATCTTGCTGATGCTAGTAACCTAGCAAGACAAGATAATCTTGAAATGCAATTAAATaaagataaaaaagaaattgaattgtCCTTAATgagtaataattcaaaaactattcAGATACCAAGCATTGCTGAGAAGGAAGAAAGTAAACCAGAAGTCATGAGTCATACAGTGTTTGAGGATAGTTACGATGAAATAGAGGAAAAATTAAAGCAAATATGTGATGGTGGATCTACTGAAGatgaaaactataaaaataaagaaaagatgAAAATGGTTAAGAATTATAAggagaataaaaataatgaagtgGTAGATGAAAATAATGAACTTATTAATGATGAACGTAAAAGTTCTTCACCTGTTAATGCAAATCATGACTTTTCACTGAAAAGTGAAAGTGGACATAAGAAAGAAAATGTTGAAATCATTTTTGGTGTAGAAAGTGGAGATGAAAAATTGTCAGTATCTCAAGTGGCatcaaaaattagtaaaataattaatgatacaGATGATATAAATTCTGtacaaaatgaagaaaaagtCTTTAAAGAAGATATAGAGGAAAATTTCACTAAAGATGAAGTACATGTAATACCAAACATACGAGCGGCAATGAAACGTAAAAGAAAGACTAGAgaagaaataatgaaatcaaTAAAAAAATCAATTAGAAGTACTTCTGATCAAGATATTAATTCTTCAAGTAATAGCGACTTATCTGACAATATAGAACAAGAGAGGAAAGTTAGACACATATTATCTTTGTCTCCAGACAGAATAAATGATGTAAGTAAAGCAAATGATACAGAAATGGAAACAgctaaatttgttattaaagtaACTGGTGATCCTGATGATGTAACTGAGATTATTGAAGAATTATCATGTAATACAATAGGAACTCAAGCACCCCAAAAATTTAGCACTCTTTATAAAAGTGAAGAAAATGATACATTTGTCACATCTGTTATTACAGTACTATCACCTAAAAATCCTAAAGAAATTGTTTATAGTGATCTCAGTAGTCCATTAGCAAAAGATGATTATGTATCTTCGGATAAAAACGGATCGATCGTCAAACATTATTCTTGCGAGAGAAAACagcttgtaaatttaaattctattcCAAATACTATAACATGTCATTCTTCATGTTTCAAACGTATTTGTTCTGACGAGGAagaaaaaaatcaaataaagaTCAGTTCTCCTCCACAAAATTGTACACATAATACCCAAacatttttagaaaataatgTTGGTTGCACTCCTTCTGATTATGAGGATTTGTTAGAGAGAATACAGATTCAAGAAAATGTGATTGCTAAATTAACTGATCAGTTGATTATCtataaagaattagaaaataatatgagAACTAAAAATATTGGACAAGAATTGCAAAGTAAAGAAACGGAAACCTCTAGAATTAATACAAGATCAAATAATATGCAGTCTTCAGTGCTTAGTAAAAAGAATCTAGAATCGAAACAGAGATTGATAGAAGATTTATCAAATAGGGTAAACTATTTTGAAGAAGTGAATAAGAAATTAATGAGGACAGTAACTCTAGAATCTCAACAAAAGAGAAAACTTGAGggacaaattaaacaaaaagaCAACCGAATAAAAGAACTGAATTGGAAGCTAGAAAAAGCTTCCAAATATCTTGAAAGAGCAGAAAAGAACACAAACACATATAgaagaaaaatgttaaatatgcaAACTGTTATGAGAAGGAGGAAGCTTTTAGATGAAAAAATGAGTAAGTTTAACGAAATATTAATTGATAGTTGTAAACAAGAATTTTCAGGAAAAGCCTTAAGCATGGCAGCTGATATTAGGAAAGTTTGTGGGAGAAATGGTTATGATAAATTACTTTCTTATGGTTTTCCATTACCACCATTGCCTGCTTTACGAAAAGAAGTCCTAAATGAAGATTTCACGGATCGTAATAAAAGCGATTTAGACGAAACACAAAATTCTACAACAAAATTtagtataaaaatagaaaaatcgcATGATATAAATAATGAATCCGAAATCGATGATAAGAACATAGAACTTCCTGACTCAGTAATTAAAACAACTGAGTATGAAGGTGCAGAAACTGTGACAGGAACTGTACAAGATATTTTCGATGAAAATAATGATGGTGATGATTTTAGTACAAACGAACTGAGAGAACATTTCATTTTGCAACTTAATGCAGTTATGTAg
- the LOC105662546 gene encoding uncharacterized protein LOC105662546 isoform X3, whose amino-acid sequence MASKEGHRENVDYYTGGSNGQSLTTSRNQGNLEESLRSSSYNAFSPSSHNAGYSEYSSNARDSLASSPYLVSNPAQSTFETYTSSSGNGDSTFETYTQGTDQAGSDYAQFASKPKTSAYMRFGDNLSGASSTAAYSELGAEAPSFKEYSGDAFRGHTSQREYMDGDQVFSREPSNSFRGSTDYPYGKQKDSMFGIGGGSKFMNDMHPFHSETRYVRGNHGAMGSHVYLSSSPSSPFTRGSAGPYSSGKYSKYNKYMGEYTPSGSLNYLSKEPDVDYLLGNYGKGGGKLVPFKETRPSYGSQAYLPGPSYLSKIIGNYKSKPSFMSYSSGSPAGYSPMSNLHSSLGGSSYADSPLLRRYRSSNYVVPAHTSPYVGYY is encoded by the coding sequence ATGGCAAGCAAAGAGGGTCACAGAGAAAACGTGGACTACTACACAGGGGGGAGTAATGGACAATCGTTGACCACTAGCAGGAACCAAGGAAATCTCGAAGAAAGTTTAAGAAGCAGTTCTTACAACGCATTTTCTCCAAGCTCCCATAACGCTGGCTATTCAGAGTACTCGAGTAACGCGCGCGATAGTCTTGCTAGCAGCCCCTACCTCGTGAGCAATCCGGCACAGTCCACTTTCGAGACTTATACAAGTAGCAGCGGTAACGGTGATTCCACTTTTGAGACTTACACTCAGGGCACCGATCAAGCGGGTTCTGACTACGCTCAATTCGCCAGTAAACCAAAGACTTCTGCCTACATGAGATTCGGTGATAATCTTTCCGGTGCTTCTAGTACAGCAGCGTACTCTGAATTAGGTGCTGAAGCTCCGTCCTTTAAGGAGTACTCTGGCGATGCCTTCAGAGGTCATACATCGCAAAGAGAATACATGGATGGTGATCAAGTCTTTAGTAGAGAGCCTTCAAATTCATTCCGTGGTTCTACTGACTATCCCTATGGCAAACAGAAGGATAGTATGTTCGGAATAGGCGGAGGTAGTAAGTTCATGAATGATATGCATCCGTTTCACTCTGAAACGCGATATGTGAGAGGAAACCATGGGGCCATGGGATCACATGTATATCTGTCAAGCTCTCCAAGTAGCCCCTTCACGAGAGGTAGCGCTGGTCCTTATAGTTCAGGAAAATACAGTAAATACAATAAGTATATGGGCGAATACACTCCTAGTGGAAGTTTAAATTATCTTTCCAAAGAGCCAGATGTTGATTATCTGCTTGGCAATTATGGTAAAGGTGGTGGGAAATTGGTACCGTTTAAAGAAACCAGACCAAGTTACGGTAGTCAAGCGTATCTTCCAGGACCTTCGTATCTCAgtaaaattattggaaattataaaagtaaaccGAGTTTTATGAGCTACTCCAGTGGCTCTCCTGCTGGTTATTCTCCAATGTCAAATTTACACAGTAGTTTAGGTGGTAGTAGCTATGCTGATAGTCCTTTGTTAAGGAGGTACCGGAGTAGTAACTATGTAGTACCTGCACATACTAGCCCATATGTtggttattattaa
- the LOC105662546 gene encoding uncharacterized protein LOC105662546 isoform X2, with the protein MGKIISLSAVILGCILLARAEPAATNNNGYEYNSNLLNGAYMASKEGHRENVDYYTGGSNGQSLTTSRNQGNLEESLRSSSYNAFSPSSHNAGYSEYSSNARDSLASSPYLVSNPAQSTFETYTSSSGNGDSTFETYTQGTDQAGSDYAQFASKPKTSAYMRFGDNLSGASSTAAYSELGAEAPSFKEYSGDAFRGHTSQREYMDGDQVFSREPSNSFRGSTDYPYGKQKDSMFGIGGGSKFMNDMHPFHSETRYVRGNHGAMGSHVYLSSSPSSPFTRGSAGPYSSGKYSKYNKYMGEYTPSGSLNYLSKEPDVDYLLGNYGKGGGKLVPFKETRPSYGSQAYLPGPSYLSKIIGNYKSKPSFMSYSSGSPAGYSPMSNLHSSLGGSSYADSPLLRRYRSSNYVVPAHTSPYVGYY; encoded by the exons ATGGGGAAAATCATTTCACTC AGCGCAGTAATCCTCGGCTGCATCCTACTAGCACGCGCGGAACCTGCAGCCACCA ACAACAATGGGTACGAGTACAACAGCAACCTCCTCAATGGAGCCTACATGGCAAGCAAAGAGGGTCACAGAGAAAACGTGGACTACTACACAGGGGGGAGTAATGGACAATCGTTGACCACTAGCAGGAACCAAGGAAATCTCGAAGAAAGTTTAAGAAGCAGTTCTTACAACGCATTTTCTCCAAGCTCCCATAACGCTGGCTATTCAGAGTACTCGAGTAACGCGCGCGATAGTCTTGCTAGCAGCCCCTACCTCGTGAGCAATCCGGCACAGTCCACTTTCGAGACTTATACAAGTAGCAGCGGTAACGGTGATTCCACTTTTGAGACTTACACTCAGGGCACCGATCAAGCGGGTTCTGACTACGCTCAATTCGCCAGTAAACCAAAGACTTCTGCCTACATGAGATTCGGTGATAATCTTTCCGGTGCTTCTAGTACAGCAGCGTACTCTGAATTAGGTGCTGAAGCTCCGTCCTTTAAGGAGTACTCTGGCGATGCCTTCAGAGGTCATACATCGCAAAGAGAATACATGGATGGTGATCAAGTCTTTAGTAGAGAGCCTTCAAATTCATTCCGTGGTTCTACTGACTATCCCTATGGCAAACAGAAGGATAGTATGTTCGGAATAGGCGGAGGTAGTAAGTTCATGAATGATATGCATCCGTTTCACTCTGAAACGCGATATGTGAGAGGAAACCATGGGGCCATGGGATCACATGTATATCTGTCAAGCTCTCCAAGTAGCCCCTTCACGAGAGGTAGCGCTGGTCCTTATAGTTCAGGAAAATACAGTAAATACAATAAGTATATGGGCGAATACACTCCTAGTGGAAGTTTAAATTATCTTTCCAAAGAGCCAGATGTTGATTATCTGCTTGGCAATTATGGTAAAGGTGGTGGGAAATTGGTACCGTTTAAAGAAACCAGACCAAGTTACGGTAGTCAAGCGTATCTTCCAGGACCTTCGTATCTCAgtaaaattattggaaattataaaagtaaaccGAGTTTTATGAGCTACTCCAGTGGCTCTCCTGCTGGTTATTCTCCAATGTCAAATTTACACAGTAGTTTAGGTGGTAGTAGCTATGCTGATAGTCCTTTGTTAAGGAGGTACCGGAGTAGTAACTATGTAGTACCTGCACATACTAGCCCATATGTtggttattattaa
- the beta4GalT7 gene encoding beta-1,4-galactosyltransferase 7 isoform X1, translating to MEVVWKSIKFKYIFACILITFIISCLISIAPISIDECKCEITTQPSHYNNKQGNSDVKTYRKSEHRLAVLVPFRDRFEELLIFAPHMKKFLDKQTIDYHIFILNQVDRFRFNRASLINVGFLEISKAFDYIAIHDVDLLPVNDELSYSFPNKGPHHVSSPELHPRYHYPTFIGGILLIKRDHFIQVNGMSNKYWGWGLEDDEFYVRLKEAGLIVSRPQNISTGTHNTFKHIHDRNHRKRDMIKCYNQREVTRKRDRQTGLNNVSYKILGTIKMTIGDTSLTVLNISLMCDKLNTPWCECDKVVGSKDGKSKEKKKVNNNKSATGL from the exons ATGGAAGTTGTTTGGAagagtataaaatttaaatatatatttgcttGCATTTTGAtcacttttattatttcatgtttGATAAGTATTGCACCTATAAGCATTG ATGAATGCAAATGTGAAATAACTACTCAGCCAAgtcattataataataaacaagGAAATAGTGATGTTAAAACTTATAGAAAGTCAGAACATCGTTTGGCTGTACTTGTGCCATTTCGAGATCGTTTTGAAGAATTATTAATCTTTGCTCCacatatgaaaaaatttttagataaacAAACTATAGATTACCATATATTTATACTTAATCAG GTTGATAGGTTTAGATTCAACCGAGCCTCTCTTATAAATGTAGGCTTCCTTGAAATTAGCAAAGCTTTTGATTATATAGCTATACATGATGTAGACTTATTACCAGTCAACGATGAACTATCGTATTCTTTTCCTAACAAGGGTCCTCATCATGTATCTTCTCCAGAATTGCATCCTCGATATCATTACCCAACATTTATTGGAGGAATATTACTAATTAAAAG agaTCATTTTATACAAGTAAATGGAATGTCTAACAAATATTGGGGATGGGGTCTTGAAGATGACGAATTCTATGTTAGGTTGAAAGAAGCTGGATTAATAGTCTCAAGGCCACAAAATATATCTACTGGGACACATAATACATTCAA ACATATACACGATAGAAATCATCGGAAACGGGATATGATCAAATGTTATAATCAACGTGAAGTTACTAGAAAGCGAGATCGCCAGACTGGTTTAAATAATGTATCTTATAAAATATTAGGTACAATTAAAATGACTATAGGGGACACTTCACTAACCGTCCTTAATATTTCTCTAATGTGTGATAAGTTGAATACACCTTGGTGTGAATGTGATAAAGTAGTTGGATCTAAGGATGGAAAGTCTAAGGAGAAAAAAAAGGTCAATAATAACAAATCTGCCACTGGATTGTAA
- the beta4GalT7 gene encoding beta-1,4-galactosyltransferase 7 isoform X2, protein MEVVWKSIKFKYIFACILITFIISCLISIAPISIDECKCEITTQPSHYNNKQGNSDVKTYRKSEHRLAVLVPFRDRFEELLIFAPHMKKFLDKQTIDYHIFILNQVDRFRFNRASLINVGFLEISKAFDYIAIHDVDLLPVNDELSYSFPNKGPHHVSSPELHPRYHYPTFIGGILLIKRDHFIQVNGMSNKYWGWGLEDDEFYVRLKEAGLIVSRPQNISTGTHNTFKHIHDRNHRKRDMIKCYNQREVTRKRDRQTGLNNVSYKILGTIKMTIGDTSLTVLNISLMCDKLNTPWCECDKVVGSKDGKSKEKKKA, encoded by the exons ATGGAAGTTGTTTGGAagagtataaaatttaaatatatatttgcttGCATTTTGAtcacttttattatttcatgtttGATAAGTATTGCACCTATAAGCATTG ATGAATGCAAATGTGAAATAACTACTCAGCCAAgtcattataataataaacaagGAAATAGTGATGTTAAAACTTATAGAAAGTCAGAACATCGTTTGGCTGTACTTGTGCCATTTCGAGATCGTTTTGAAGAATTATTAATCTTTGCTCCacatatgaaaaaatttttagataaacAAACTATAGATTACCATATATTTATACTTAATCAG GTTGATAGGTTTAGATTCAACCGAGCCTCTCTTATAAATGTAGGCTTCCTTGAAATTAGCAAAGCTTTTGATTATATAGCTATACATGATGTAGACTTATTACCAGTCAACGATGAACTATCGTATTCTTTTCCTAACAAGGGTCCTCATCATGTATCTTCTCCAGAATTGCATCCTCGATATCATTACCCAACATTTATTGGAGGAATATTACTAATTAAAAG agaTCATTTTATACAAGTAAATGGAATGTCTAACAAATATTGGGGATGGGGTCTTGAAGATGACGAATTCTATGTTAGGTTGAAAGAAGCTGGATTAATAGTCTCAAGGCCACAAAATATATCTACTGGGACACATAATACATTCAA ACATATACACGATAGAAATCATCGGAAACGGGATATGATCAAATGTTATAATCAACGTGAAGTTACTAGAAAGCGAGATCGCCAGACTGGTTTAAATAATGTATCTTATAAAATATTAGGTACAATTAAAATGACTATAGGGGACACTTCACTAACCGTCCTTAATATTTCTCTAATGTGTGATAAGTTGAATACACCTTGGTGTGAATGTGATAAAGTAGTTGGATCTAAGGATGGAAAGTCTAAGGAGAAAAAAAAG GCATAG
- the LOC105662546 gene encoding uncharacterized protein LOC105662546 isoform X1 — MGKIISLSAVILGCILLARAEPAATTYTLNADNNGYEYNSNLLNGAYMASKEGHRENVDYYTGGSNGQSLTTSRNQGNLEESLRSSSYNAFSPSSHNAGYSEYSSNARDSLASSPYLVSNPAQSTFETYTSSSGNGDSTFETYTQGTDQAGSDYAQFASKPKTSAYMRFGDNLSGASSTAAYSELGAEAPSFKEYSGDAFRGHTSQREYMDGDQVFSREPSNSFRGSTDYPYGKQKDSMFGIGGGSKFMNDMHPFHSETRYVRGNHGAMGSHVYLSSSPSSPFTRGSAGPYSSGKYSKYNKYMGEYTPSGSLNYLSKEPDVDYLLGNYGKGGGKLVPFKETRPSYGSQAYLPGPSYLSKIIGNYKSKPSFMSYSSGSPAGYSPMSNLHSSLGGSSYADSPLLRRYRSSNYVVPAHTSPYVGYY, encoded by the exons ATGGGGAAAATCATTTCACTC AGCGCAGTAATCCTCGGCTGCATCCTACTAGCACGCGCGGAACCTGCAGCCACCA CCTATACTCTTAATGCAGACAACAATGGGTACGAGTACAACAGCAACCTCCTCAATGGAGCCTACATGGCAAGCAAAGAGGGTCACAGAGAAAACGTGGACTACTACACAGGGGGGAGTAATGGACAATCGTTGACCACTAGCAGGAACCAAGGAAATCTCGAAGAAAGTTTAAGAAGCAGTTCTTACAACGCATTTTCTCCAAGCTCCCATAACGCTGGCTATTCAGAGTACTCGAGTAACGCGCGCGATAGTCTTGCTAGCAGCCCCTACCTCGTGAGCAATCCGGCACAGTCCACTTTCGAGACTTATACAAGTAGCAGCGGTAACGGTGATTCCACTTTTGAGACTTACACTCAGGGCACCGATCAAGCGGGTTCTGACTACGCTCAATTCGCCAGTAAACCAAAGACTTCTGCCTACATGAGATTCGGTGATAATCTTTCCGGTGCTTCTAGTACAGCAGCGTACTCTGAATTAGGTGCTGAAGCTCCGTCCTTTAAGGAGTACTCTGGCGATGCCTTCAGAGGTCATACATCGCAAAGAGAATACATGGATGGTGATCAAGTCTTTAGTAGAGAGCCTTCAAATTCATTCCGTGGTTCTACTGACTATCCCTATGGCAAACAGAAGGATAGTATGTTCGGAATAGGCGGAGGTAGTAAGTTCATGAATGATATGCATCCGTTTCACTCTGAAACGCGATATGTGAGAGGAAACCATGGGGCCATGGGATCACATGTATATCTGTCAAGCTCTCCAAGTAGCCCCTTCACGAGAGGTAGCGCTGGTCCTTATAGTTCAGGAAAATACAGTAAATACAATAAGTATATGGGCGAATACACTCCTAGTGGAAGTTTAAATTATCTTTCCAAAGAGCCAGATGTTGATTATCTGCTTGGCAATTATGGTAAAGGTGGTGGGAAATTGGTACCGTTTAAAGAAACCAGACCAAGTTACGGTAGTCAAGCGTATCTTCCAGGACCTTCGTATCTCAgtaaaattattggaaattataaaagtaaaccGAGTTTTATGAGCTACTCCAGTGGCTCTCCTGCTGGTTATTCTCCAATGTCAAATTTACACAGTAGTTTAGGTGGTAGTAGCTATGCTGATAGTCCTTTGTTAAGGAGGTACCGGAGTAGTAACTATGTAGTACCTGCACATACTAGCCCATATGTtggttattattaa
- the LOC100874621 gene encoding uncharacterized protein LOC100874621, which translates to MSFIKLITSDTLEYRYFPITKSRFDLNIQAAHDARISLRTHLGDDSNVYEIIIGGCENTISAIKRNNEESDVAEAETRNILSDEHMCNFWIQWSCDGLLNVGNGDGVFLSYKDKNPFVINYIGISTACGAIGEFLIEESSCTSTVIRQQLMDTAHFWVDYNESTGLPPNATIASEDDLYIGRAHHRDSVTPGGVKNNVCTIAWGGAAYDKKEFQVLCCKDVSWVKSWSGSVPLHALPAGESEDGYALFIGRVLDEGIYYIGKIQPNHQTCYIPIDGEEAGFTSYETLVVCDYYAAEHIER; encoded by the exons ATGTCTTTCA TTAAGCTCATTACTTCGGACACTTTGGAATATCGTTATTTTCCCATCACGAAATCCCGTTTCGATTTAAACATACAAGCTGCTCATGATGCAAGAATTTCTTTGCGTACCCATTTGGGTGACGATTCTAATGTATATGAG attATTATTGGAGGATGTGAAAACACAATATCagctataaaaagaaataatgaaGAATCTGATGTTGCAGAAGCTGAAACAAGGAACATATTAAGTGATGAGCATATGTGTAATTTTTGGATACA GTGGTCATGTGATGGATTATTAAATGTTGGTAATGGAGATGGAGTGTTCCTAAGTTACAAAGACAAAAATCcatttgttataaattacataGGAATCAGTACAGCATGTGGTGCTATTGGTGAATTCTTAATAGAAG AATCAAGTTGCACATCTACAGTTATTAGACAACAGTTAATGGATACAGCCCATTTCTGGGTAGATTATAATGAATCAACTGGTCTTCCACCAAATGCTACAATAGCTTCTGAAGATGATTTGTATATAGGTCGTGCTCATCATAGAGATTCTGTTACACCTGGAGgtgttaaaaataatgtatgcACTATTGCATGGGGTGGAGCTGCTTATGACAAAAAGGAATTTCAAGTATTATGTTGTAAAGATGTAAGTTGGGTGAAGTCATGGTCAGGTAGTGTTCCATTACATGCACTTCCTGCTGGTGAAAGCGAAGATGGATATGCTCTTTTCATAGGCAGAGTTTTAGACGAAGGCATATATTATATAGGCAAGATCCAACCAAACCATCAAACATGTTACATACCTATTGATGGTGAAGAAGCAGGTTTCACGTCATATGAAACTCTGGTTGTTTGCGATTATTACGCTGCAGAACATATTGAGAGATAA